A portion of the Cryptomeria japonica chromosome 5, Sugi_1.0, whole genome shotgun sequence genome contains these proteins:
- the LOC131029082 gene encoding uncharacterized protein LOC131029082 produces the protein MTIEFKNLHNLSSPYYPRANGQAEATNKALVLIIYKSCGVEQEDWEKMLLAVLWAYCTTYKVITGHTPFQLMYGQEAMVPAEYTVPSLWMAVDNRLGDKDSLSARLGSLIKLDKQRIMGQWATEVVQYRRKCWHDQHLWRVKFRPGQIVLKYNGRNELRPRKFKV, from the coding sequence ATGACCATAGAATTCAAAAACTTACACAATCTCTCTAGTCCGTACTACCCCCGAGctaatgggcaggcagaagcaacCAACAAGGCGTTGGTGTTAATAATTTACAAATCATGTGGAGTGGAGCAGGAAGACTGGGAGAAAATGCTACTAGCTGTACTATGGGCTTACTGCACAACGTACAAAGTCATTACGGGGCATACCCCGTTCCAGCTCATGTATGGGCAGGAGGCAATGGTACCAGCCGAGTATACCGTACCTAGCTTATGGATGGCAGTGGATAATAGACTTGGAGACAAAGATAGCTTGAGTGCAAGACTTGGCAGCCTGATAAAACTAGACAAACAAAGAATAATGGGACAATGGGCAACGGAGGTGGTGCAATACCGACGAAAGTGTTGGCATGACCAACACCTATGGCGGGTCAAGTTCCGACCGGGGCAGATAGTTTTGAAGTATAACGGTCGGAATGAACTTCGACCAAGGAAGTTTAAAGTCTGA